The Vibrio tubiashii genome includes a window with the following:
- a CDS encoding ABC transporter ATP-binding protein, protein MAAISLKNIVKNYGDTKVVKNISLDIEDGEFVVLVGPSGCGKSTTLRMIAGLEQATSGEITIGDRVVNDVEPQHRNIAMVFQNYALYPHKTVEENIVFALRRLKMDEAEIQRRLSEVAKMLKLEEYLKRKPADLSGGQRQRVAMGRAIVRDADCFLFDEPLSNLDAKLRNHMRTEIAQIHNQFGRTSVYVTHDQVEAMTLADKVVVLRDGIIEQVGSPMEIFLNPVNVFVATFIGSPSMNILKGRLFADYLELGEFKLPRALLSSVHYSDPVPEEGVEVKVGIRPDFFNDKDFFAESDTTFNFAQIGIELVEPMGFDKEVLFKFGDEDVKARLDLRSEVERGEKMDLLVDLSRVLLFDAQTQERL, encoded by the coding sequence ATGGCTGCTATTTCTTTAAAAAATATCGTTAAGAATTATGGTGATACTAAGGTTGTTAAGAACATCAGCCTAGATATCGAAGATGGTGAATTTGTTGTTTTAGTCGGTCCATCTGGCTGTGGTAAATCGACCACTCTGCGTATGATTGCCGGTCTTGAGCAAGCTACATCGGGTGAAATCACTATTGGTGACCGAGTGGTAAACGATGTTGAACCTCAACACCGAAACATTGCCATGGTGTTCCAGAACTACGCGCTTTACCCTCATAAAACGGTAGAGGAAAACATTGTGTTTGCCTTGCGCCGATTGAAAATGGATGAAGCGGAAATCCAGCGTCGCCTTTCTGAAGTGGCGAAGATGCTTAAGCTAGAAGAGTACCTCAAGCGAAAACCAGCTGACCTTTCTGGAGGTCAGCGTCAACGTGTGGCAATGGGGCGTGCTATTGTGCGCGATGCGGATTGTTTCTTGTTTGATGAGCCTTTATCAAACCTCGATGCTAAGCTGCGTAACCACATGCGTACGGAGATCGCTCAGATCCATAATCAGTTTGGCCGCACCAGTGTCTATGTAACCCACGACCAAGTTGAAGCAATGACGTTAGCCGATAAAGTTGTGGTGCTGCGTGATGGAATCATCGAGCAAGTGGGCTCTCCGATGGAAATCTTCCTTAACCCGGTGAATGTTTTTGTGGCGACCTTTATTGGTTCTCCATCAATGAACATCCTGAAAGGCAGGTTGTTTGCTGACTATCTAGAGCTTGGTGAATTCAAATTGCCAAGAGCGCTGCTTTCTAGTGTTCATTATTCTGATCCTGTACCGGAAGAGGGGGTAGAAGTGAAAGTCGGTATTCGTCCAGATTTCTTTAACGATAAAGACTTCTTTGCCGAGAGTGATACCACCTTCAACTTTGCTCAAATCGGTATCGAGCTCGTTGAGCCGATGGGTTTCGATAAAGAAGTACTGTTTAAGTTTGGCGATGAGGACGTGAAAGCGCGGCTCGATTTACGTTCTGAAGTTGAGCGAGGTGAGAAGATGGACTTGCTGGTTGATCTCTCCAGAGTGTTGCTCTTTGATGCGCAAACTCAAGAGCGTCTCTAA
- a CDS encoding LacI family DNA-binding transcriptional regulator, with the protein MSIKKLAEHLGLSKSTVSRALNGYTDVNPETRQKVLAAAQEIGYRPNPTAKRLASGKSRNVGIILPSNSRMFVSPAFSKVLAGASALLAKHDYQLIVTTISEWQDEAKVYADFIESGLIDGLFIVRTRSDDERIAMLKERGFPYICHGFDDGFEPNCFVDVDNEQAFYQMTKRQIEQGHQRIAFLDAPIELTLSKSRKRGYQKAIEEAGLKIDPRLLLNGELNEEAAIRMAKEVLSLADRPTAILCADDTMALGTIAGCEELGYQPGKDIAIAGYGDYEHSRYSKPSITTLRYDTHGVGEEMAKLMLNKLENKNFPTCNWYQAEIVPRQSDQLVD; encoded by the coding sequence ATGTCGATAAAAAAATTAGCAGAGCACTTAGGGCTATCCAAATCGACGGTCTCACGCGCTCTGAATGGCTACACAGATGTCAATCCTGAAACGCGGCAGAAGGTGTTAGCGGCAGCACAAGAAATAGGTTATCGCCCCAATCCTACCGCTAAGCGTTTGGCTTCAGGTAAATCACGTAACGTCGGTATTATCCTTCCTTCTAATTCCAGAATGTTTGTTTCGCCTGCCTTCTCGAAAGTGTTGGCGGGGGCATCGGCACTATTGGCCAAACATGACTACCAACTGATTGTAACTACTATCTCTGAGTGGCAAGACGAAGCGAAAGTCTATGCGGATTTTATTGAGAGTGGCTTGATCGATGGTCTGTTTATTGTCCGAACTCGCAGTGATGATGAGCGTATTGCTATGCTCAAAGAGCGTGGCTTTCCTTACATTTGTCACGGCTTTGATGATGGGTTTGAGCCGAACTGTTTTGTTGACGTTGACAACGAACAAGCCTTTTATCAGATGACCAAGCGTCAGATTGAACAAGGGCATCAACGTATCGCTTTCCTTGACGCTCCGATTGAATTGACCTTGTCGAAATCTCGCAAGCGCGGCTATCAAAAAGCAATAGAAGAGGCGGGATTAAAGATCGACCCGCGTTTGTTGCTCAACGGTGAGTTAAACGAAGAAGCGGCGATTCGCATGGCGAAAGAGGTGCTCTCTTTAGCGGATAGACCAACGGCAATTTTATGCGCCGATGACACCATGGCTCTGGGTACTATTGCCGGATGTGAAGAGCTCGGTTATCAACCGGGTAAAGACATTGCGATTGCCGGCTACGGTGATTATGAGCACAGTCGCTACAGTAAGCCGTCCATCACCACTCTGCGCTACGACACACACGGAGTGGGAGAAGAGATGGCGAAATTGATGCTCAATAAACTGGAGAATAAAAACTTCCCCACCTGTAACTGGTATCAAGCGGAAATCGTGCCGCGCCAGTCAGATCAGTTAGTTGATTGA
- a CDS encoding LysR family transcriptional regulator, whose protein sequence is MKTKLLDGMVTFVHVVDSGSFTHAAQITGHSTSYISKEMSKLEERLGVRLMHRTTRTLSLTPEGELYYESCKQLVESAQEIENALGGKQSEPQGHLRISCPVSFGVVELSPMLAKFMSQYPKVTFEVDLSDRRVDLVAEGIDIAVRAVHKAADSSLISRRIKTAQAVTVAAPSYLRKYGTPKHPSELNQHKAITYSYQKNPNLWEYNNNDGEMIKVEVDSVFAANSPEMEMSMCLEGIGITRLPEEHTREAIATGRLVELFSDLPKHKIDLCLVYPSRKHMSAKVRAFIDFMAENLAAN, encoded by the coding sequence ATGAAGACAAAGCTATTAGATGGCATGGTAACTTTTGTCCATGTGGTGGACAGCGGAAGCTTTACCCATGCCGCTCAAATCACGGGTCATTCGACCTCCTATATCAGTAAAGAGATGTCTAAGTTAGAAGAACGCCTCGGTGTTCGACTAATGCACCGCACAACGCGAACTCTGAGCCTGACTCCCGAAGGTGAGCTGTATTACGAAAGCTGCAAACAGCTGGTGGAAAGCGCTCAAGAAATTGAAAATGCACTGGGTGGCAAACAGAGTGAACCTCAAGGCCACCTACGAATCAGTTGTCCGGTCAGCTTTGGTGTGGTGGAACTCAGCCCAATGCTGGCTAAGTTTATGAGCCAATACCCCAAAGTGACCTTTGAAGTAGATTTAAGTGATCGCAGAGTAGATCTCGTAGCTGAAGGTATCGACATCGCCGTTCGCGCTGTGCATAAAGCGGCCGATTCCAGTTTGATCAGCCGAAGGATTAAAACCGCCCAAGCCGTGACGGTTGCTGCGCCAAGCTATCTACGCAAATACGGCACACCAAAGCACCCTTCCGAGCTAAACCAACATAAAGCCATTACCTATAGCTACCAAAAGAACCCCAATTTATGGGAATACAACAACAATGATGGCGAAATGATCAAAGTTGAGGTGGACAGTGTCTTTGCCGCCAATAGCCCGGAAATGGAAATGAGCATGTGTTTAGAAGGGATTGGTATTACTCGCTTACCAGAAGAGCACACCAGAGAGGCGATTGCGACAGGCAGGTTAGTTGAATTATTTAGCGACTTACCTAAGCACAAAATCGATCTGTGCCTTGTTTATCCCAGCCGCAAACATATGTCAGCCAAAGTCAGAGCCTTTATCGACTTTATGGCGGAAAACTTAGCAGCTAACTAG
- a CDS encoding NADPH-dependent FMN reductase has protein sequence MKVLAFGASNSKNSINQQLALYAAKQIKGGEVSLIDINDFEMPIFSEDREKELGSPQQAQQFFKAIGEADVVVISFAEHNGSYTAAYKNLFDWTSRIDMKVFQNKSVIMLATSPGPGGASSVLGAAQGSAPYFAADVKGALSLASFYDNFDLEKGVVTDEMFNQQLLDIVETL, from the coding sequence ATGAAAGTACTGGCATTTGGCGCAAGCAACAGCAAGAACTCAATCAATCAACAGTTGGCATTATACGCAGCAAAACAGATCAAAGGTGGAGAGGTGTCACTGATTGATATCAATGACTTTGAAATGCCTATCTTTAGTGAGGACAGAGAAAAAGAGCTCGGCTCACCGCAACAAGCGCAGCAGTTCTTTAAAGCGATTGGTGAAGCAGATGTGGTGGTTATTTCTTTTGCTGAACATAACGGCTCTTACACGGCAGCATACAAAAACCTATTCGACTGGACTTCGCGTATTGATATGAAAGTGTTCCAGAATAAATCGGTCATTATGCTGGCGACGTCTCCGGGTCCTGGTGGAGCGAGCAGTGTACTAGGCGCGGCTCAAGGTTCTGCACCCTACTTTGCCGCTGACGTGAAAGGCGCTTTGTCGCTAGCTAGCTTCTACGACAACTTTGACTTAGAAAAAGGGGTCGTGACGGATGAAATGTTTAACCAGCAGTTACTCGACATCGTTGAAACCCTATAG
- a CDS encoding MATE family efflux transporter: MSQPLLTKPVKSALLSMAAPAAFGMLMTFLFQLVDSYFVGQLGTQPLAAMSFAYPVYILVVSLFMGIASGVSATVGKALGEDNQRKAQSLTTFSVLLFSGVTCLLGLAGYALMPSTFALLGANATTIELIGQYMGPLYLGMFLLVGGLIANSALMAKGIMIQTTLVMALGGITNVLFDYLLIFGKGPFPELGLMGAALATLISWLVILVLMLALLHKHALLSLRSMFNISAQAKEILTISTPAIAAQILNPVAIAVITSLVAQYGDSAIAAYGIATRIESLLLTGILALSVILTPFVAQNYGAQEKQRLAQVIAYSGRMTVYWAILVFAILVLSIDSIMALFTTDNDTIAHGRWYLIWVGISFPAYGLVLITSAFLNGVQQAKVSLKLTLVKSLGLTIPLAFLGAQFGSEYIWLAISLANILGALYARRLLYQWLEHHQSTLSSHTPMLDYWHDVKSLFRLT, translated from the coding sequence ATGTCTCAACCTCTGCTCACCAAACCCGTCAAGTCGGCATTACTTTCAATGGCTGCGCCTGCAGCCTTTGGCATGTTAATGACGTTTCTTTTCCAACTGGTCGACAGTTACTTTGTCGGCCAGTTAGGAACCCAACCTCTGGCGGCTATGAGTTTTGCCTATCCGGTTTATATTCTTGTTGTCAGCCTGTTTATGGGCATTGCTTCAGGCGTCTCTGCAACTGTGGGGAAAGCGCTCGGTGAAGATAATCAGCGTAAAGCTCAGTCGCTGACGACTTTCTCCGTCCTCTTGTTTAGTGGCGTAACATGTCTACTTGGTCTTGCGGGTTATGCGCTAATGCCTAGTACGTTTGCTTTGTTGGGGGCGAATGCAACCACCATTGAACTGATTGGCCAATATATGGGGCCGCTTTATCTAGGCATGTTTTTGCTAGTCGGTGGGCTTATCGCTAATTCAGCCTTGATGGCAAAAGGCATTATGATTCAGACTACATTGGTGATGGCATTAGGTGGCATCACCAATGTGTTGTTCGACTATTTGCTTATTTTTGGTAAAGGGCCTTTCCCTGAACTTGGTTTGATGGGGGCGGCGCTGGCAACCTTGATCTCATGGCTGGTGATCTTAGTGCTGATGCTCGCGTTATTACACAAGCACGCTTTGCTCTCACTGCGTTCCATGTTCAATATCAGTGCCCAAGCAAAAGAGATCCTGACCATATCAACGCCTGCAATTGCGGCTCAGATCTTAAATCCTGTTGCTATCGCGGTGATAACCAGTTTGGTAGCACAATATGGTGACAGCGCGATCGCCGCTTACGGCATTGCGACTCGAATCGAATCTTTATTGTTGACCGGAATACTTGCCCTTAGCGTGATTCTGACGCCATTTGTTGCACAAAATTATGGCGCTCAAGAAAAGCAAAGGTTGGCTCAAGTGATCGCTTACTCCGGCAGAATGACCGTCTACTGGGCGATTTTAGTGTTCGCGATACTGGTTTTATCCATCGATTCGATAATGGCTTTGTTTACTACCGACAATGACACCATTGCCCATGGCCGTTGGTACTTAATTTGGGTTGGTATCTCTTTTCCGGCTTACGGTTTGGTGCTCATCACCAGTGCATTCCTTAATGGTGTTCAGCAAGCTAAGGTATCGCTCAAACTGACTTTGGTGAAATCACTTGGGTTGACGATTCCTCTCGCTTTTCTCGGTGCCCAGTTTGGTAGTGAGTACATCTGGCTGGCAATTAGCTTGGCGAATATTCTCGGAGCGCTGTACGCGAGACGTCTACTCTACCAATGGCTTGAACACCATCAATCGACTTTGAGTAGTCACACGCCAATGCTCGACTATTGGCACGATGTGAAAAGCTTGTTTCGTCTGACGTAA
- a CDS encoding LysE family translocator → MELVSLALLGILIVISPGADFVLVLRNSLNHGRRAGVMSALGISFAIGVHIAYSMLGISYLISQNEWLFNLVRYLGAGYLIYLGLRGLFARSSAPANAIEPSATKSAWRYLGEGFLCNVLNPKTMLFFLSIFSQVMTNDASSNNNALIYGGYMMLLHGLWFVLVALLFSSNKLQTILSKAKHRLNQLCGAGLLLFGLALGLKG, encoded by the coding sequence ATGGAGTTAGTAAGTTTAGCGCTATTGGGCATTTTAATCGTGATTAGTCCAGGAGCTGATTTTGTTCTGGTACTTAGAAACAGTCTTAATCATGGCCGTAGAGCGGGAGTCATGAGTGCACTGGGGATCAGTTTTGCCATCGGTGTTCATATTGCTTACTCGATGCTCGGCATTAGTTACCTAATCTCACAAAATGAATGGTTGTTTAATCTGGTTCGATACCTAGGTGCAGGATACTTAATTTACTTAGGATTAAGGGGGCTTTTCGCGCGCTCCTCAGCGCCAGCTAATGCAATCGAGCCGAGTGCGACCAAGTCTGCTTGGCGCTATCTAGGTGAAGGCTTTCTTTGTAATGTGCTTAATCCTAAAACCATGCTGTTTTTCTTAAGTATTTTCAGTCAGGTAATGACCAATGACGCATCAAGTAACAACAATGCCCTTATTTATGGTGGCTATATGATGCTTCTACACGGCCTGTGGTTTGTACTAGTCGCACTACTCTTCTCCTCTAACAAGCTGCAAACCATACTGAGTAAAGCCAAGCATCGACTTAATCAACTGTGTGGAGCGGGGCTTTTGTTATTCGGTTTGGCACTGGGGCTTAAGGGGTAA
- a CDS encoding LysR family transcriptional regulator encodes MRHLKSFHVFHVAAQCSNYSEAAEQLNITHGAVSKQIKVLENYLDQTLFVKQGRNVRLSQQGELLKTYTEQAFQALETGVAKLETHNQNVLEVSCEPTLTMRWLMPRLSTFNDDFATDVRLSTAGGAINLERSGLSMAIRRDDFAIPHDYQQTPLIEEWVGPVMSPEYWQQVEQDLTTMKLLHSHTRPLAWENWCNELNKPELLANEQQTFAHFYFSLQASVDGLGATIGSYPLVADDLQRGNLIAPFGFVPSGHSYTLLSKNQPATKLEDQFRLWLLESFKDCEPEIAQQLINI; translated from the coding sequence ATGAGGCATCTTAAATCTTTTCATGTTTTTCATGTTGCAGCGCAGTGCTCAAATTACAGTGAGGCTGCAGAGCAACTGAACATCACGCACGGTGCAGTAAGCAAGCAGATCAAAGTGCTGGAAAACTATCTCGACCAGACCTTGTTTGTGAAGCAAGGAAGAAATGTCCGCTTGAGTCAGCAAGGTGAGTTGCTGAAAACCTATACAGAGCAGGCTTTTCAAGCGCTTGAGACGGGGGTAGCTAAGTTAGAAACACACAATCAAAACGTACTAGAAGTCTCTTGTGAGCCGACACTAACCATGCGTTGGTTAATGCCTAGGTTATCTACGTTTAACGATGACTTCGCTACGGATGTGCGCTTATCAACCGCAGGCGGAGCAATCAATCTGGAGCGATCTGGATTATCCATGGCGATACGACGAGATGACTTTGCTATTCCCCATGACTATCAGCAAACTCCTTTAATTGAAGAGTGGGTTGGACCTGTGATGTCACCAGAGTACTGGCAACAAGTAGAGCAGGATTTAACTACCATGAAACTGCTTCATAGCCATACACGTCCATTGGCTTGGGAAAATTGGTGTAATGAGCTAAACAAACCGGAGCTGCTAGCCAATGAGCAACAGACTTTTGCTCATTTTTATTTCTCACTTCAAGCCAGTGTTGATGGGTTAGGGGCAACGATAGGCTCTTACCCCTTGGTTGCTGATGATTTGCAACGTGGTAACCTCATCGCACCTTTTGGTTTTGTACCATCGGGGCATAGCTACACCTTACTCAGCAAAAATCAGCCAGCCACAAAACTAGAAGATCAGTTTCGTTTGTGGCTACTGGAATCCTTTAAAGATTGTGAACCCGAGATCGCTCAACAGCTTATAAATATCTGA
- a CDS encoding LacI family DNA-binding transcriptional regulator, which translates to MSEPRKRRSTGKVTLADVAKKAGVGSMTVSRALRTPNLVSDKLREKIQQVVDELGYIPNKAAGALASAESYSIALILPSLIEKSCALFLPSFQQTLNKAGYQLILGYSDYSVDQEEKLLSTFLESRPAGVVLFGGEHSKRTHQLLEAANTPVLEIAELTSTAQYLNIGVDHFDIGKSCTKHIIEQGFNNVGFIGARGEHSTLQRKLHGWQSAMIENYLTPDHFLTTHEAPSSQLGAEGLAKLLLRDSTLNALVCSHEEIAIGALFECHRRVLKVPTDIAIICLEGSSMAEHAYPSLTCAEVDYERMGTKAAEKLLHQIKGDRVEAVTDIGFKLTRRASTAIN; encoded by the coding sequence ATGAGCGAACCGCGAAAACGCAGAAGCACTGGAAAAGTCACGCTTGCCGATGTAGCCAAAAAGGCCGGTGTGGGTTCGATGACCGTTTCGCGAGCATTAAGAACACCAAACTTGGTGTCTGATAAATTGCGAGAAAAGATTCAACAAGTCGTTGATGAGCTAGGTTATATTCCCAATAAAGCGGCGGGCGCATTAGCCTCAGCTGAAAGCTATTCGATTGCTTTGATCCTGCCTTCATTGATCGAAAAATCTTGTGCCTTGTTTCTACCTAGCTTCCAGCAAACCCTAAACAAAGCGGGCTACCAACTGATTCTCGGCTACAGCGACTACTCGGTAGATCAAGAAGAAAAACTGCTTTCAACTTTTCTCGAAAGTCGCCCTGCGGGGGTGGTACTTTTTGGTGGAGAACACAGCAAACGCACCCACCAGTTGTTAGAAGCAGCAAATACGCCAGTACTTGAGATAGCCGAGCTAACCTCTACCGCCCAATACTTGAATATTGGTGTCGATCATTTCGACATCGGGAAATCCTGTACCAAACATATTATCGAGCAAGGCTTTAATAATGTTGGCTTTATTGGTGCACGTGGTGAGCATTCAACCCTCCAGCGCAAACTCCATGGCTGGCAAAGCGCGATGATAGAAAACTATCTAACACCGGATCACTTTCTAACCACGCACGAGGCCCCTTCTTCACAACTCGGAGCTGAAGGTTTGGCTAAGCTATTGCTGCGCGACTCCACTCTCAATGCGTTGGTATGTAGCCATGAAGAGATTGCCATCGGCGCTTTATTTGAATGTCACCGCAGAGTGCTCAAGGTTCCAACCGACATTGCGATCATCTGTTTAGAGGGTTCTTCAATGGCAGAGCATGCCTACCCGAGCCTAACTTGTGCAGAAGTCGATTACGAGCGAATGGGAACCAAAGCGGCGGAAAAACTGCTCCACCAGATCAAAGGCGACCGAGTTGAAGCCGTAACAGATATCGGCTTTAAGCTAACGCGCAGGGCTAGCACTGCGATCAATTAA
- a CDS encoding PTS sugar transporter subunit IIA, with protein sequence MLSELITSDVIRVHAEASDWKDAVQKSCQALLDNGAVEPSYVEAIFRSHQELGPYYVVGPGMAMPHARPEDGVNRLSLAITVIQNGVNFDSEGNDPVKMLVTLAATDSDSHVGAISKLAELFMNEEHVEQICNAQSVDDVLAVIKNY encoded by the coding sequence ATGCTAAGTGAACTGATTACCTCTGATGTGATTCGAGTCCATGCTGAAGCCAGCGACTGGAAAGACGCTGTTCAAAAATCGTGTCAGGCATTGCTTGATAATGGCGCTGTTGAGCCAAGCTACGTAGAGGCGATTTTTCGCTCGCATCAAGAGCTCGGTCCTTACTATGTCGTTGGCCCTGGTATGGCGATGCCGCATGCAAGACCAGAAGATGGCGTTAATCGTTTATCACTTGCGATCACTGTGATTCAAAACGGCGTTAACTTTGACTCTGAAGGTAATGACCCTGTGAAGATGTTAGTGACGCTAGCGGCAACGGATAGCGATAGCCATGTCGGTGCTATTTCAAAACTGGCTGAGCTGTTTATGAATGAAGAGCATGTAGAGCAAATCTGCAACGCTCAATCTGTCGATGACGTTTTAGCCGTCATCAAGAATTACTAA
- a CDS encoding PTS sugar transporter subunit IIB, giving the protein MKIMVVCGHGLGTSLMMEMSIKGIVKELEINAAVDHIDLGSAKGTDCDIFIGTNDITDQLKALDVEPKIVSLDNMVDKVAMKERLSAALQELGAL; this is encoded by the coding sequence ATGAAAATTATGGTTGTTTGTGGACACGGTCTTGGCACGAGCCTAATGATGGAAATGAGCATCAAGGGCATCGTCAAAGAGCTTGAGATTAATGCAGCGGTTGATCACATTGATTTAGGCAGTGCAAAAGGCACAGATTGTGACATCTTTATTGGTACGAACGATATTACTGACCAACTGAAAGCACTCGATGTTGAACCGAAGATCGTCAGCTTAGATAACATGGTTGATAAAGTAGCAATGAAAGAGCGTTTATCTGCGGCTTTACAAGAACTTGGCGCACTATAG
- a CDS encoding PTS ascorbate transporter subunit IIC, whose translation MEFFSFLMNDVLSEPAVLVGLIALIGLIAQKKPVTECIKGTVKTILGFIILGAGAGLVVTSLGDFATIFQQAFGITGVVPNNEAIVSIAQEAFGKEMAMIMFFAMLVNILIARLTPWKFIFLTGHHTLFMSMMVAAILSSSGMSGVPLIALGSLVVGSVMVFFPAIAHRYMKQVTGSDDVAIGHFSTLSYVLAGFIGSKFGNKEHSTEEMNVPKSLLFLRDTPVAISFTMGIIFMVTCIFAGGDFVREVSGGKHWFMFALMQSITFAGGVYVILQGVRMVIAEIVPAFKGISDKLVPNAKPALDCPVVFPYAPNAVLVGFLSSFAAGLLGMFLLYVMGLTVIIPGVVPHFFVGAAAGVFGNATGGRRGAILGAFAQGLLITFLPVFLMPVLGDLGFANTTFSDADFGAVGILLGLIVR comes from the coding sequence ATGGAATTCTTTAGTTTCTTAATGAACGATGTCCTATCAGAACCTGCTGTTCTGGTTGGTCTTATCGCTCTTATCGGCCTAATTGCTCAGAAAAAGCCGGTGACTGAATGCATTAAAGGCACAGTAAAAACCATTCTCGGTTTTATCATCTTGGGCGCTGGTGCTGGCTTAGTTGTTACCTCTCTAGGTGACTTTGCGACTATCTTCCAGCAAGCGTTTGGCATTACAGGTGTGGTACCAAACAACGAAGCGATTGTGTCAATTGCTCAAGAAGCATTTGGTAAAGAAATGGCGATGATCATGTTCTTTGCGATGCTGGTGAACATTCTGATTGCTCGTTTAACGCCATGGAAATTTATCTTCCTGACAGGTCACCACACGTTATTTATGTCGATGATGGTGGCGGCGATCCTCTCTTCAAGCGGAATGAGTGGTGTACCTCTTATTGCATTAGGTTCTTTGGTTGTTGGCTCAGTGATGGTGTTTTTCCCAGCTATCGCGCACCGTTACATGAAGCAAGTGACAGGTTCTGATGATGTGGCTATTGGTCACTTCTCGACGCTCTCCTACGTGCTAGCGGGCTTCATTGGCAGCAAGTTTGGTAATAAAGAGCACTCGACAGAAGAGATGAACGTACCAAAGAGCTTGTTGTTCTTACGTGATACGCCAGTCGCAATCTCTTTCACTATGGGCATTATCTTTATGGTGACCTGTATCTTCGCTGGCGGAGACTTTGTTCGCGAAGTAAGTGGTGGCAAGCACTGGTTTATGTTTGCCCTGATGCAGTCGATTACCTTTGCTGGGGGTGTTTACGTTATCCTGCAAGGTGTTCGTATGGTTATCGCTGAAATCGTTCCTGCATTTAAAGGTATTTCAGACAAGCTTGTGCCAAATGCTAAACCGGCGCTCGATTGTCCTGTGGTATTCCCATACGCGCCAAATGCTGTACTGGTTGGTTTCTTATCCAGTTTTGCTGCCGGCTTGCTAGGTATGTTCTTACTTTACGTGATGGGCTTAACTGTGATTATCCCAGGTGTGGTACCGCACTTCTTCGTCGGTGCAGCAGCGGGTGTATTTGGTAACGCAACAGGTGGTCGCCGTGGTGCAATCTTAGGTGCTTTTGCTCAAGGTCTACTGATTACCTTCCTACCAGTATTCCTAATGCCAGTATTGGGCGACCTAGGTTTTGCTAACACAACATTCAGCGACGCAGACTTCGGTGCCGTCGGTATCCTACTTGGTTTGATTGTTCGCTAA
- a CDS encoding helix-turn-helix domain-containing protein, whose protein sequence is MDQNLAVEICRLIKRELKKVGVSYQDLAEQLDLSIVSVKRLLNNAQPMSMQRLIHISQIIELPLSQLLKLAEQNLDTLPLFTTEQDTAFYQCPPLFTFWSELAEHKTVDDIAQRYQLDQASVHLYLRMLEKADLISLGINNQCKLLVPGHTAFEQGARYPEFFTTRVLSGLQKRVINIPVEDDQAFLVSLKAELTHQEFLEINRKLEDWMFTLLRESQDIAARDGLKVAPYTFGFMGAQGAFHDTLPTIVRLTEKQ, encoded by the coding sequence ATGGACCAAAATCTGGCAGTAGAAATCTGCCGACTAATTAAACGAGAATTAAAAAAGGTGGGAGTTTCTTATCAAGATCTTGCCGAGCAACTCGATCTCTCAATCGTGAGCGTTAAACGATTACTTAATAATGCTCAACCCATGTCGATGCAACGACTGATTCATATTAGTCAAATTATTGAGCTTCCATTGTCTCAGCTGCTCAAATTAGCCGAGCAAAACCTTGATACGCTTCCTCTATTCACCACAGAGCAAGACACGGCTTTTTACCAATGCCCTCCCCTGTTTACTTTTTGGAGTGAACTCGCTGAACACAAAACCGTAGACGACATCGCGCAGAGGTATCAATTGGATCAAGCATCCGTGCATTTGTATCTACGCATGCTCGAAAAGGCGGACTTAATCTCTCTGGGTATTAACAACCAATGTAAGCTCTTGGTTCCCGGTCATACTGCATTTGAGCAAGGTGCCAGATACCCTGAATTTTTTACCACCAGAGTTTTAAGTGGCTTGCAAAAACGCGTCATCAATATTCCCGTAGAAGATGATCAGGCTTTTCTGGTCAGCCTGAAAGCAGAGCTGACTCACCAAGAATTTTTAGAGATAAACCGTAAGCTCGAAGACTGGATGTTCACTCTACTCAGAGAAAGCCAAGATATCGCGGCGAGAGATGGACTCAAGGTTGCCCCCTATACTTTTGGTTTTATGGGAGCACAAGGCGCCTTTCATGACACATTGCCGACAATTGTGCGACTGACTGAGAAACAGTAA